The proteins below come from a single Chitinophaga pinensis DSM 2588 genomic window:
- a CDS encoding NAD(P)-dependent oxidoreductase, with protein MANIILIGASGFVGSAILNEALSRGHQVKAVVRHPEKVTVKHDKLEVVAADVQDAAALTDIIKGADAVISSYNPGWTNPDIYNDTLNGYKSIIGAVKNAGVQRLLVVGGAGSLFVKPGVTVMDTGVLPEAIMPGVKGLAEVYHNQLKSETSLDWAFFSPAGNIAPGQRTANYRLGKDDLIVDAKGESNISVEDYAVAMINELETPAHHKTRFTIGY; from the coding sequence ATGGCAAATATCATATTAATCGGAGCCAGTGGATTTGTAGGCTCAGCTATATTGAACGAGGCCCTCTCAAGAGGCCATCAGGTGAAAGCAGTTGTGCGTCACCCCGAAAAAGTAACAGTGAAGCATGATAAACTGGAGGTAGTAGCCGCTGATGTACAGGATGCTGCCGCACTGACTGATATTATCAAAGGTGCAGATGCAGTGATCAGCTCTTATAATCCGGGCTGGACAAATCCTGATATTTACAACGATACTTTGAATGGTTACAAATCCATCATCGGAGCCGTAAAGAATGCTGGTGTACAGCGTCTGCTGGTAGTAGGCGGCGCAGGTTCCCTCTTCGTGAAACCGGGTGTAACCGTTATGGATACAGGCGTATTGCCGGAAGCAATCATGCCTGGTGTAAAAGGTCTTGCGGAAGTGTATCACAACCAGTTAAAATCAGAAACTTCCCTGGATTGGGCGTTCTTCTCTCCGGCAGGTAATATCGCTCCTGGTCAGCGTACCGCTAATTACAGATTAGGCAAAGATGATCTGATCGTAGATGCAAAAGGAGAAAGTAATATTTCAGTGGAGGATTATGCAGTAGCTATGATCAATGAACTGGAAACACCAGCACATCATAAGACCCGTTTTACCATCGGATACTAG
- a CDS encoding VOC family protein, with product MANTEHPTLGHGKICYIEMPAIDVNASATFYEKTFGWTIRTRGDGSVAFDDGVMEVSGTFIEGLPPHNGEGLTIHIMIDDMDSILEKITANGGVITVGVGAHPGELTAKFRDPAGNIMSVYQQRG from the coding sequence ATGGCAAATACTGAGCACCCCACCCTGGGCCACGGAAAGATCTGTTATATTGAAATGCCGGCTATTGATGTGAATGCTTCGGCTACATTTTACGAAAAGACATTTGGATGGACTATCAGGACCAGAGGAGATGGCTCCGTTGCCTTTGATGATGGTGTAATGGAAGTCAGCGGTACTTTCATTGAAGGGCTTCCGCCTCATAACGGCGAAGGTCTCACGATCCATATCATGATCGACGATATGGACAGTATACTGGAAAAAATCACTGCCAACGGAGGCGTCATTACAGTTGGCGTCGGTGCACATCCGGGTGAGCTCACTGCCAAATTCCGTGACCCCGCCGGTAATATCATGAGTGTGTATCAGCAGAGGGGCTAA
- a CDS encoding helix-turn-helix domain-containing protein translates to MQLVVFAALHFELDACPADDKPQTTAPFELLLQLIRTKQVAVAPASTHENTDGTVPPVTISPSMMRYLDHVTEPIQGGQLPGYALQHIGIELLTEYQEKQVSALSAETALDTTMMLIRNEVMLYPNIHVHSLRSLAKKHFINEKSLSRTFVKTFGIKISDFILEQVMQRAKYLLENTDMTVADIAEELGYSNDYNFSRTFKNMYSVYPAIFRKKEPL, encoded by the coding sequence ATGCAACTGGTAGTATTCGCAGCTCTTCATTTTGAGCTAGATGCTTGTCCGGCGGACGACAAGCCCCAAACTACGGCCCCTTTTGAGTTACTACTGCAACTGATACGAACAAAACAGGTAGCCGTAGCGCCCGCATCCACACATGAAAATACAGATGGTACAGTCCCCCCTGTTACCATCAGTCCATCCATGATGCGTTACCTCGATCATGTCACGGAACCCATACAAGGCGGTCAACTACCCGGATATGCCTTACAGCATATTGGCATCGAACTGCTGACGGAATACCAGGAAAAGCAGGTATCTGCCCTAAGTGCTGAAACGGCTTTGGATACAACGATGATGCTGATCAGAAATGAAGTGATGTTATATCCGAATATTCATGTGCATAGTTTGCGGTCACTTGCCAAGAAGCATTTTATCAACGAAAAGTCATTAAGCAGGACCTTTGTAAAAACCTTCGGTATTAAGATCAGCGACTTTATCCTGGAACAGGTCATGCAGCGTGCAAAGTACCTGCTGGAGAATACGGATATGACCGTTGCGGATATCGCAGAGGAACTGGGATATAGTAATGATTATAACTTCTCAAGAACGTTTAAGAACATGTATAGTGTATATCCGGCGATATTTCGCAAGAAGGAGCCGTTGTGA
- a CDS encoding SCO family protein, which produces MKRKDLLKGIVVCLAVIGLSACNNQSGQLPILGERTLTTNPVTGKRDTVYPSIPTFHLTDQDSAHVTGDSFSGRVYVADFIFLSCPTICPKMTREMLKVYHAFENDDHVGFLSHTIDPEYDTIPRLKQFATSIGVSSPKWHFVTAPADTIYKLAASYYATAYPDSTAEGGFTHSGGLLLVDKYKHIRGVYDGTDSVETKRLIKDISKLLTESR; this is translated from the coding sequence ATGAAGCGAAAGGATCTATTGAAAGGTATAGTTGTTTGTCTGGCGGTAATCGGATTGTCGGCCTGCAATAACCAATCCGGCCAACTGCCCATACTTGGTGAAAGGACGCTGACGACCAACCCGGTTACGGGTAAAAGAGATACGGTTTATCCCTCCATTCCCACATTTCATCTTACGGATCAGGATAGCGCCCATGTAACAGGCGATAGTTTTTCCGGTCGTGTGTATGTCGCTGATTTTATTTTTCTTTCCTGCCCGACTATTTGTCCGAAAATGACAAGGGAAATGTTGAAGGTCTATCACGCATTTGAAAATGACGATCACGTCGGATTCCTTTCGCATACAATAGATCCTGAATATGATACTATTCCTCGTTTGAAACAGTTTGCTACGTCCATCGGTGTCAGTTCGCCGAAATGGCATTTTGTGACGGCGCCGGCTGATACTATTTACAAACTGGCAGCTTCGTATTATGCTACAGCTTATCCTGACAGTACAGCGGAAGGTGGTTTCACGCATAGCGGAGGTTTATTGCTGGTGGATAAATACAAACATATCAGAGGGGTGTATGATGGAACGGACAGCGTGGAAACAAAAAGACTCATTAAAGATATTTCGAAATTGCTAACCGAAAGCAGGTAG
- a CDS encoding efflux transporter outer membrane subunit — protein MNKYLYIIGFAGIAVIASCKVGKEFARPSVDMPAQFRGEASADTNNIAVLPVSSFIKDAALLRLIDSAVAKNFDVQVALKNIESAGASLKSARSGRLPDLNLSVQGTRNWPSKNSLNGSLSEQFIGTRYMDDYNAGLNLSWEVVAWGKISRLKEAALATYLQSTEASKAVRTRVISDVAQAYYNLLMLDTQKEVAYRNMQLTDSTLRIVRLQYSSGMATNLAVEQIEAQLRVSLALIPQIEQQIAIQENALKTLTGEMPGGIVRNRLQDLTADTTLAAGVPASLLSRRPDVRAAEMAVKVANARAGVAEAAMYPALNITAGVGVNSFKIDNWLNIPGSLFETVGGSITQPVFRRRQLRTEWETAKIDWEKSVIEFRRSVTTAVQEVSDALAKMDKLKEQYIFTQQRVDRLEIATHDASLLFQNGMANYLEVITAQSNALQSELDLAAVKRDQLNATVDLYRALGGGWK, from the coding sequence ATGAACAAGTACTTATATATCATAGGTTTTGCAGGTATTGCTGTTATAGCATCCTGTAAAGTAGGGAAGGAGTTCGCCAGACCATCCGTGGATATGCCTGCGCAGTTCCGCGGAGAGGCATCCGCAGATACCAATAACATTGCCGTATTGCCTGTATCGTCTTTCATCAAAGACGCCGCGTTGCTGAGATTGATCGATAGTGCTGTGGCAAAGAATTTCGACGTACAGGTAGCACTGAAGAATATTGAATCGGCCGGTGCGTCTCTTAAATCTGCCCGATCAGGCAGATTACCGGACCTGAACCTTAGTGTACAGGGGACCCGTAACTGGCCCTCTAAAAACAGCCTGAATGGCTCTCTGTCAGAACAGTTCATCGGTACCCGCTATATGGATGACTATAATGCTGGTCTGAACCTGAGCTGGGAGGTAGTAGCCTGGGGAAAGATCAGCCGTTTGAAAGAAGCTGCGCTGGCTACCTACCTGCAATCCACGGAAGCCTCCAAAGCGGTAAGAACAAGAGTGATCAGTGATGTGGCGCAGGCATATTATAATCTGCTGATGCTGGATACACAGAAGGAGGTGGCTTACAGAAACATGCAACTGACCGATAGTACCCTGCGTATTGTACGTCTGCAATACAGTTCGGGTATGGCGACCAATCTCGCCGTTGAGCAGATCGAAGCCCAGCTCCGTGTATCCCTGGCACTTATTCCGCAGATAGAACAGCAGATTGCTATACAGGAAAATGCATTGAAAACGCTGACAGGCGAAATGCCCGGCGGTATAGTCAGGAACCGACTGCAGGACCTTACAGCTGATACAACGCTTGCCGCAGGTGTTCCTGCCAGTCTGCTGTCCCGCAGACCCGATGTACGTGCAGCCGAAATGGCGGTAAAAGTCGCCAATGCACGTGCAGGCGTAGCAGAAGCAGCGATGTATCCGGCCCTCAATATTACTGCCGGGGTAGGAGTGAATTCATTTAAGATCGATAACTGGTTAAATATTCCGGGCAGCCTTTTTGAAACAGTAGGCGGCAGCATCACACAACCTGTATTCAGACGCAGGCAATTAAGAACAGAATGGGAAACAGCTAAAATCGATTGGGAAAAGAGCGTGATTGAGTTTAGGCGCTCTGTAACAACGGCTGTACAGGAAGTAAGTGATGCGCTGGCAAAAATGGACAAGCTGAAAGAGCAGTACATTTTTACACAGCAACGTGTGGATCGATTGGAAATTGCTACGCACGACGCCAGCCTGCTGTTTCAAAACGGTATGGCCAATTATCTTGAAGTGATCACCGCCCAGAGTAATGCCCTGCAAAGTGAACTGGACCTGGCAGCTGTCAAACGCGATCAGCTCAATGCCACCGTCGACCTCTACCGCGCACTGGGTGGTGGCTGGAAATAA
- a CDS encoding efflux RND transporter permease subunit, producing the protein MLNKIIQRPVLATVLSVILVILGLVGLSRLPVTQFPDIAPPSVVVTATFPGGNAATVLRSVVTPIEEAVNGVENMTYIQSTASNDGTATISVFFKLGTDPDQAAVNVQNRVAQVTSQLPAEVVQAGVATTKQQNGMIMVLDLFSENKATYNETFLQNYTKINVVPELKRIPGVGQVQIFGAKDYSMRIWLDPAQLSAHNVTSTEVLNAIQDQSLEAAPGKFGEGSHEPLSYVINYTGKFNKQEQFENIVVRAGTDGSVLYLKDLARIELGAANYTTDNKLNGKDAVTMAVFQTNGSNANAIQLAVEAVMKKAAASFPKGIKYHVTMSTKEQLDVSIEQVKHTLIEAFILVFVIVFIFLQDFRSTLIPAIAVPVSLVGTFFFLQMLGFSINMLTLFALVLAIGIVVDDAIVVVEAVHGKMERSHLSARAATVSALSEISGAIVSITLVMTAVFLPVGFMEGPTGVFYRQFAFTLAIAILISAFNALTLSPALCALILKNNHANGHEKKGFGKRFFAAFNTGFNAVTNKYTRGVKSLVRFKWIGLTALAVITGVSVWLMNTTPKGFIPNEDASFVAMSLSLPAGAGLDRTTDVLKRADSLFRTIPAVESATTISGFNLLSNSSGPAYALGFMKLKPIQERGQIQDINMLVGVINEKLASIKEGTFNIFTFPTVPGFGTFNGLELMLQDRTGGSIDKFSETANKFIGEMMQQPEIAVAFTMFRSDFPQYQLEVDAVKAKQLGVSISDLLSNLQTNYGSRQASDFNLFGKYYRVMVQASPETRSAPESLEGMYVKNDQGAMVPVNSIIKLKRVYGPETMNRYNLYNSISVNAIPKPGYSTGDAINAVEKLAASKLPAGYSFEWTGLSREEKLSGNQMVIIFALALVFVYFLLAAQYESYILPLAVLLSIPTGILGVFLAIRAVGIDNNIYVQVGLVMLIGLLAKNAILIVEFAVQRRKGGKTLVAAAIEAAKLRLRPIIMTSLAFVAGLLPLMTVKGPSAEGNHSISISTAGGMLTGVILGVFIIPVLFVVFQYLQEKVSRKPPVDQSADHVKLLHHTQMQH; encoded by the coding sequence ATGCTTAATAAAATCATTCAACGACCCGTACTGGCTACAGTATTGTCGGTCATCCTCGTAATATTAGGATTGGTGGGACTAAGCCGTTTGCCGGTAACACAGTTCCCCGATATCGCTCCGCCCAGTGTAGTAGTCACTGCTACATTTCCTGGTGGTAACGCCGCTACCGTACTACGTTCCGTAGTAACGCCCATTGAAGAAGCGGTAAACGGTGTGGAAAACATGACGTATATACAGTCCACCGCCAGCAATGACGGTACGGCCACTATCTCCGTATTCTTCAAACTGGGTACCGATCCCGATCAGGCGGCAGTAAACGTACAGAACCGTGTAGCACAGGTGACCAGCCAGCTGCCGGCAGAAGTTGTGCAGGCAGGTGTTGCTACTACAAAGCAACAGAACGGTATGATCATGGTACTGGATCTGTTTAGCGAAAATAAGGCGACTTATAACGAGACCTTCCTGCAGAACTATACAAAGATCAACGTAGTACCCGAACTGAAACGTATTCCCGGGGTAGGACAGGTACAGATCTTCGGCGCCAAAGACTATTCCATGCGTATCTGGCTGGATCCCGCGCAGTTGTCTGCACATAACGTCACCTCCACTGAAGTACTCAACGCTATACAGGATCAGAGCCTGGAAGCTGCACCGGGTAAGTTCGGTGAAGGCAGCCATGAGCCCTTATCATACGTGATCAACTATACTGGTAAGTTCAATAAACAGGAACAGTTTGAAAACATCGTTGTACGCGCAGGAACTGACGGATCTGTGCTTTACCTGAAAGACCTGGCCCGTATCGAATTAGGTGCTGCCAACTATACAACCGATAATAAACTGAATGGTAAGGATGCTGTCACCATGGCCGTATTCCAGACAAACGGATCCAATGCCAATGCGATTCAGCTGGCTGTGGAAGCGGTAATGAAGAAAGCTGCTGCCAGCTTCCCTAAAGGCATTAAGTACCATGTGACCATGAGTACCAAAGAACAGCTGGACGTCTCTATCGAACAGGTAAAGCATACCCTGATAGAGGCATTTATCCTGGTATTCGTGATCGTGTTCATCTTTTTACAGGATTTCCGTTCCACACTGATACCAGCCATTGCGGTGCCCGTATCACTGGTGGGAACGTTTTTCTTTTTGCAGATGTTGGGCTTCTCCATCAATATGTTGACCCTCTTCGCACTTGTACTGGCTATCGGTATAGTGGTGGATGATGCGATCGTTGTCGTGGAAGCAGTACATGGTAAAATGGAACGCTCACACCTGAGTGCCCGTGCAGCTACCGTTTCTGCCCTGAGTGAAATCTCCGGTGCGATCGTGTCTATTACACTTGTGATGACAGCGGTATTCCTGCCCGTAGGTTTTATGGAAGGTCCGACAGGGGTGTTCTATCGCCAGTTCGCTTTTACACTGGCTATTGCCATCCTGATCTCTGCCTTCAACGCATTGACGCTGAGTCCTGCCTTATGTGCACTCATTCTGAAGAATAACCATGCGAATGGTCACGAAAAGAAAGGTTTTGGGAAACGCTTCTTTGCCGCCTTCAATACCGGCTTCAATGCGGTGACCAATAAATATACCCGTGGTGTAAAATCACTGGTCCGCTTTAAATGGATCGGATTGACAGCACTTGCCGTTATCACCGGTGTATCCGTATGGCTGATGAATACGACGCCGAAAGGGTTTATTCCCAATGAAGACGCCAGCTTTGTGGCAATGTCCCTTTCTCTGCCTGCAGGTGCAGGTCTGGACCGTACCACGGATGTACTCAAACGTGCAGATAGTCTGTTTCGTACTATTCCGGCAGTGGAATCCGCCACGACCATCTCCGGTTTCAACCTGTTAAGTAACAGTTCCGGTCCTGCTTATGCCCTGGGCTTTATGAAGCTGAAACCTATCCAGGAACGTGGACAGATCCAGGATATCAATATGCTGGTAGGGGTTATTAATGAGAAACTGGCCAGTATCAAGGAAGGTACTTTCAACATCTTCACTTTCCCGACAGTACCGGGCTTCGGTACCTTCAATGGTCTGGAACTGATGTTGCAGGACCGTACCGGCGGATCGATAGATAAATTCAGTGAAACTGCGAATAAGTTCATCGGGGAAATGATGCAGCAACCGGAGATCGCCGTTGCATTTACCATGTTCCGTTCCGATTTTCCGCAATACCAGCTGGAGGTAGATGCGGTGAAAGCAAAACAGCTGGGAGTAAGTATCAGTGACCTGCTGAGTAACCTGCAGACCAATTACGGTAGCCGTCAGGCGTCTGATTTTAATCTCTTCGGAAAATACTACCGTGTGATGGTACAGGCTAGTCCGGAGACCCGTAGTGCTCCGGAAAGCCTGGAAGGCATGTATGTGAAGAATGACCAGGGAGCAATGGTACCGGTGAATAGTATCATCAAACTGAAAAGAGTATATGGACCGGAAACCATGAACCGTTACAACCTGTATAACTCCATTTCTGTGAATGCGATTCCTAAGCCAGGTTACAGTACTGGTGATGCGATCAATGCGGTAGAGAAACTGGCAGCGAGTAAACTGCCTGCCGGTTATAGCTTCGAATGGACGGGTCTGAGCCGGGAAGAGAAACTCTCGGGTAACCAGATGGTGATCATCTTCGCACTGGCCCTCGTCTTTGTATACTTCCTGCTGGCAGCCCAGTATGAAAGTTATATCCTTCCGCTGGCTGTACTGTTGTCGATTCCGACAGGTATCCTCGGTGTATTCCTTGCAATACGGGCAGTGGGTATTGATAACAATATCTATGTACAGGTGGGATTGGTCATGCTGATTGGTCTCCTGGCAAAGAATGCGATCCTGATCGTAGAATTTGCCGTACAACGCAGAAAGGGGGGTAAGACCCTGGTAGCTGCCGCAATAGAAGCAGCGAAACTGCGATTAAGACCTATCATCATGACTTCCCTGGCATTTGTGGCTGGTCTGTTGCCGCTGATGACAGTAAAAGGGCCTTCCGCAGAAGGAAACCATTCCATCAGTATCAGTACCGCAGGAGGTATGCTGACCGGCGTTATACTGGGTGTTTTTATCATTCCGGTACTCTTCGTGGTATTCCAGTATCTGCAGGAAAAGGTATCCCGTAAACCGCCTGTGGATCAGTCAGCAGACCACGTAAAGTTATTGCACCATACTCAAATGCAACACTAA
- a CDS encoding efflux RND transporter periplasmic adaptor subunit, whose protein sequence is MSNNRMPALLASFVTWIVLNACQSGKANEGAAQSMPVPELPVLTLDTTTALTSREYAANLEGKENVDVRTQVEGYLEKVFVEEGSFVTAGQPLFKINDRPYQAQLERDQASLRAMQSAESNAALEVDKMKPLADNKVVSDIQLKTAQTNLQTASANVAQAKAAVAAAQVNVGFTLIKAPVSGYIGRIPKRVGNLVNSSDAAPLTTLSDISRIYAYFSMSENDFIRFSKGAAGSTLQQQLQRMRPVTLVLSNGDDFSEKGRIEMVDGQFNRTTAAISLRATFPNPASVLRSGNTGKVRIEQLNAGVVLVPQSATMEMQDKLFVYQLTDSNTVKRQPIVTAGSSKDHFIVVDGVKTGDRIITAGMETITEGAVIKPAAKK, encoded by the coding sequence ATGAGTAACAATAGAATGCCGGCGCTACTGGCCTCTTTCGTGACATGGATCGTCCTGAATGCCTGTCAGTCCGGTAAAGCAAATGAAGGGGCAGCTCAATCAATGCCCGTTCCTGAATTGCCGGTGTTGACACTCGATACCACTACAGCACTTACCTCGCGCGAATACGCTGCTAACCTGGAAGGAAAGGAAAACGTGGACGTACGCACACAGGTGGAGGGATATCTGGAAAAAGTATTCGTAGAAGAAGGCAGTTTCGTGACGGCAGGTCAGCCACTGTTTAAGATCAATGACAGGCCCTATCAGGCGCAGCTGGAAAGAGATCAGGCTTCGCTGCGCGCAATGCAGTCGGCAGAATCAAATGCGGCGCTGGAAGTAGATAAAATGAAACCGCTGGCAGATAATAAAGTGGTATCCGATATACAGCTGAAGACAGCCCAGACAAACCTGCAGACCGCCAGTGCCAATGTTGCACAGGCCAAAGCTGCTGTCGCAGCTGCACAGGTGAATGTGGGTTTTACGCTCATTAAAGCGCCTGTAAGCGGTTATATAGGCAGGATCCCTAAACGGGTAGGAAACCTGGTAAATAGTTCAGATGCAGCTCCGCTGACCACCCTTTCAGATATCAGCAGGATCTATGCTTATTTCTCTATGAGTGAAAATGACTTTATCCGTTTTAGTAAAGGCGCTGCCGGTTCTACTTTGCAACAACAGCTGCAACGTATGCGTCCGGTGACACTTGTATTGTCTAATGGGGATGATTTCTCAGAGAAAGGTCGTATTGAAATGGTAGACGGACAGTTTAACAGAACGACCGCCGCTATCAGTCTCCGTGCTACCTTCCCTAATCCTGCCAGCGTACTGAGGTCCGGTAATACCGGTAAGGTGCGCATAGAGCAACTTAATGCCGGTGTTGTACTGGTACCACAATCCGCTACCATGGAAATGCAGGATAAACTGTTCGTATACCAGCTTACCGACAGCAATACAGTGAAAAGACAACCCATTGTTACCGCCGGTAGCAGCAAGGATCATTTCATCGTAGTAGACGGTGTGAAAACAGGAGACAGGATCATAACTGCAGGCATGGAAACCATCACCGAAGGTGCTGTGATCAAACCTGCCGCAAAGAAATAA
- a CDS encoding sensor histidine kinase translates to MADKDKFFNKYYRAFVIPLGFLLYVFVSYIINPFSRYWEYVSRLSGGRQLVELFIALIISWMIAEISLATARWMDKWMPWERQPLKRSITQTIVVLVAVFIALNVLDYISMLLFPPPPEVQELFSKVDTWQFFVVCSLVSILISAVHTGNYFLKRWKNSMLEAAQLQLDAAQLKETAMQAQLQSLKLQLDPHFLFNNFSTLSALIEEDPALATSFLEKLSRVYRYMIANLNSDVISLNQELNFIAAYIFLIDIRHGSNVNISVNVSDANKDKGIPPITLQLLIENAIKHNIASAQQPLYITIYDEGDDLIVKNNIQLIQHTLPSTGLGLENIRKRYALLFEREVAVNDTQSAFQVRLPLVDF, encoded by the coding sequence ATGGCAGACAAGGATAAATTCTTCAACAAATACTACCGGGCATTCGTCATCCCTTTGGGGTTCCTCCTATACGTGTTTGTATCATACATCATTAATCCGTTCAGCAGATACTGGGAATATGTTTCACGCCTCTCTGGCGGCAGACAACTGGTCGAACTCTTTATCGCACTCATTATCTCCTGGATGATCGCAGAAATCAGTCTCGCTACTGCCCGCTGGATGGATAAATGGATGCCATGGGAGCGACAACCGCTGAAACGCAGTATTACCCAGACCATCGTAGTACTAGTGGCTGTGTTTATTGCACTGAATGTGTTAGACTACATATCCATGCTTTTATTCCCGCCCCCACCTGAAGTACAAGAGCTTTTTAGTAAGGTCGATACCTGGCAGTTTTTCGTCGTGTGTAGTCTTGTCTCCATCTTAATCAGCGCCGTGCATACAGGGAACTATTTTTTGAAACGCTGGAAAAACTCCATGCTGGAAGCCGCACAGTTACAACTGGATGCCGCTCAGCTAAAGGAGACCGCTATGCAGGCCCAGTTACAATCACTTAAACTACAACTTGATCCGCATTTCCTTTTTAATAACTTCAGTACGCTCTCCGCATTGATAGAAGAAGATCCTGCTTTGGCTACCTCCTTCCTGGAAAAACTTTCCAGGGTCTATCGCTATATGATCGCAAACCTGAACAGCGATGTGATCAGTCTTAATCAGGAATTGAATTTCATTGCCGCTTATATCTTCCTGATCGATATCCGGCATGGCAGTAACGTTAATATCAGCGTAAATGTCTCCGACGCCAATAAAGACAAAGGTATTCCGCCTATTACCTTACAACTGCTGATCGAAAATGCGATCAAACATAATATTGCCTCCGCACAGCAACCACTATATATCACTATCTACGATGAAGGAGATGACCTGATCGTTAAAAACAATATTCAACTGATACAGCATACACTGCCATCCACAGGACTCGGACTGGAAAACATCCGGAAACGTTATGCATTGCTCTTTGAAAGGGAAGTAGCGGTCAATGATACACAATCTGCATTCCAGGTACGCCTGCCTTTGGTTGATTTCTAA
- a CDS encoding LytR/AlgR family response regulator transcription factor, which translates to MRVVIIEDEKPNITRLKKMLTDVDPDIEVIAVLDTITESVAWFAAHPHPDVVLMDIRISDGLSFDIFPKVKFACPVIFVTAYDEYAVRAFKVNSLDYLLKPVERDDLQQALNKVKAVKQPPDTEELMKHLLDLLSKKEATYRTRFMIPFRDEYRTIPVTDIDFIYYSIAGTHLVLKDRTQLPISLTLEELEEQLDPQVFFRVNRQHIIHADSIDKIQTYSTSKLRVVLKRDLEREVLISREKVPLFKQWLDR; encoded by the coding sequence ATGAGGGTAGTAATTATAGAAGATGAAAAACCAAATATCACACGTTTGAAGAAAATGCTGACAGATGTCGATCCTGACATCGAAGTCATCGCCGTACTTGATACCATTACAGAAAGTGTAGCCTGGTTTGCAGCACATCCACATCCGGATGTGGTACTGATGGATATCCGTATTTCCGACGGACTAAGCTTTGATATCTTCCCCAAAGTAAAATTCGCTTGTCCGGTAATCTTTGTGACCGCTTATGATGAATACGCGGTGCGCGCTTTTAAGGTCAATAGCCTTGATTACCTGCTCAAACCTGTAGAAAGAGATGACCTGCAACAAGCACTCAATAAAGTAAAAGCGGTAAAACAACCACCCGATACCGAAGAATTGATGAAGCACCTCCTGGACCTGCTCAGTAAAAAGGAAGCAACCTATAGAACCCGCTTCATGATTCCTTTCCGCGATGAATACAGAACTATTCCTGTTACAGATATTGACTTTATTTACTATAGTATCGCTGGTACCCATCTGGTACTGAAGGACCGTACGCAATTACCCATCAGCCTTACCCTGGAGGAACTGGAAGAGCAACTGGATCCGCAGGTATTCTTCCGTGTTAACCGGCAGCATATTATTCATGCGGACAGTATTGATAAAATACAGACTTATTCTACCAGTAAGTTGCGTGTGGTGCTGAAACGCGATCTGGAAAGAGAAGTCCTGATCAGCAGGGAGAAGGTGCCTTTGTTCAAACAGTGGCTGGACAGGTGA